The following proteins come from a genomic window of Daphnia carinata strain CSIRO-1 chromosome 6, CSIRO_AGI_Dcar_HiC_V3, whole genome shotgun sequence:
- the LOC130690033 gene encoding facilitated trehalose transporter Tret1-like, giving the protein MPSSTLQLIQASEPKYMGQILATLAVSLGPFAAGLGKGYSSPALASLQSLNAVHQHHHQHQRGHWGGGGNSSAPIRAMAGGGFSVSNQEGSWIASLSLLGALFGGPLGGVAMRYGRKRTLLAIAIPFSFFWLLTVFANSVAMMYVTAFGCGFCSAIVLLVSHVYISEIASPEIRGGLCALAKMASHVGLLVSFSLGAYLDWRRLAMVVTAAPLTLLIAAFYVPETPSCLSLRGREDEAAESLQWLRGEETDVRQEWNTIQANVRKQKAPCSLSSALSSTSSGAAAAAAAVAAVTSDGLPSLIKTGTPLWKQKRLLRPVLTTCGVMLFHRMSGAHAFNFYAVPIFRASFAGMDPHGAAVIVAFVQLLASITSGLLVDTIGRLPLLIASNLFMTLALAAFGTFIYMEGGSLVNSIASAGLQSNANSQLDWIPLVCVLIFTVAFSIGVGPIAWLLISELYPLEYRGVGGAITSAFSYACAFVSVKTFVDLESAFGLHGAFWIYAIVSLLGLVFVLVFVPETRGRGLDEMTESMADANLVIRKNPT; this is encoded by the exons atgCCAAGTTCAACGTTGCAGCTGATTCAGGCCAGCGAGCCGAAATACATGGGCCAA ATATTAGCGACGCTGGCCGTGTCGTTGGGTCCGTTCGCTGCTGGATTGGGTAAAGGTTACAGTTCGCCCGCACTTGCGTCGCTGCAGAGCCTCAATGCCGTTCATCAACATCATCACCAACATCAGAGGGGCCATTGGGGCGGAGGTGGGAACAGTTCGGCCCCGATTCGAGCCATGGCCGGCGGCGGATTTAGCGTTTCCAACCAGGAAGGCTCGTGGATCGCCAGTTTGTCGCTTCTGGGCGCCTTGTTCGGCGGCCCGCTGGGCGGTGTGGCCATGCGCTACGGACGGAAACGGACCCTGCTGGCCATCGCCATCCCATTCTCCTTCTTCTGGCTCCTCACCGTCTTCGCTAATAGCGTCGCCATGATGTACGTCACGGCCTTTGGCTGCGGATTCTGCTCCGCCATCGTCCTACTCGTCTCGCACGTCTACATCAGCGAGATCGCCTCGCCGGAGATCAGAGGCGGGCTCTGCGCCCTGGCCAAAATGGCCAGTCACGTCGGACTGCTCGTCAGTTTCAGTCTGGGCGCTTATCTCGACTGGAGACGGCTGGCCATGGTCGTCACGGCCGCTCCGCTCACTTTGCTCATCGCCGCTTTCTACGTCCCCGAAACGCCCAGTTGCTTGTCGCTGCGCGGACGGGAGGACGAAGCGGCCGAATCGCTCCAATGGCTCAGAGGCGAAGAGACGGACGTCCGTCAAGAGTGGAACACGATCCAGGCCAATGTTAGGAAACAAAAGGCGCCGTGTTCTTTATCTTCAGCCCTTTCTTCGACGTCTTCCGGTGCGGCCGCTGCGGCTGCGGCCGTCGCCGCCGTCACATCCGACGGCCTTCCGTCTCTCATTAAAACTGGCACGCCATTGTGGAAGCAAAAGAGGCTTTTGCGTCCCGTGTTGACGACTTGCGGCGTGATGCTCTTCCACCGCATGTCCGGCGCGCACGCCTTCAATTTCTACGCCGTGCCCATCTTCCGCGCCTCGTTCGCCGGAATGGACCCCCACGGAGCGGCCGTCATTGTGGCGTTCGTCCAACTGCTGGCCTCCATCACTTCCGGCCTCCTGGTGGACACGATCGGCCGTCTGCCGCTCCTCATCGCCTCCAACCTGTTCATGACGCTGGCCCTGGCCGCTTTCGGCACTTTCATCTACATGGAAGGCGGCTCGTTGGTGAATTCCATCGCATCCGCCGGCCTTCAATCGAACGCCAACTCGCAATTGGACTGGATCCCGCTGGTCTGCGTCCTGATCTTCACGGTGGCTTTTTCCATCGGAGTCGGGCCGATCGCTTGGCTGCTCATTAGCGAACTCTATCCGCTAGAGTACCGCGGAGTCGGCGGGGCCATCACCAGCGCCTTCTCCTACGCTTGCGCTTTCGTCAGCGTCAAGACGTTCGTCGACCTGGAATCGGCTTTCGGCCTTCACGGCGCCTTCTGGATCTACGCCATCGTCTCACTCCTCGGATTGGTCTTTGTCCTCGTCTTCGTGCCCGAGACGCGCGGACGCGGCCTCGACGAAATGACCGAGTCAATGGCCGATGCCAACCTCGTTATCCGTAAGAATCCTACGTGA
- the LOC130690058 gene encoding mediator of RNA polymerase II transcription subunit 20-like produces MGVIVLQLFAVPEGKSGPQVIDILTKRVTSLGGVLSGSFMVDCETYTSVASLGATRSVHLLHNSETPASVYALLEAASGNKTVALVADNLFDLLMLKLNNFYQAKKQTKIESRGPRFEAGDFLVKLGSVTMGPTFKGILVEVEYQACSLPAACWDLIREFMQGFLGGCVSSSPPQYIQNRFGDMLSPIDGINQYLEQFNAFRKTTGIR; encoded by the exons ATGGGAGTTATAGT GCTACAGTTGTTTGCAGTACCCGAAGGAAAATCAGGTCCTCAAGTCATAGACATTCTGACGAAACGAGTCACCTCTCTGGGAGGTGTTCTAAGTGGCTCGTTTATGGTGGATTGTGAGACTTACACTTCAGTGGCATCATTAG GAGCGACGAGATCGGTGCATTTGCTCCACAATTCAGAGACTCCGGCGTCGGTTTACGCGCTGCTGGAAGCCGCCAGTGGCAACAAAACGGTGGCCCTGGTGGCCGACAACTTGTTCGACCTGCTGATGCTCAAACTCAACAACTTTTACCAGGCCAAGAAGCAGACCAAGATCGAATCGCGCGGGCCACGTTTCGAAGCCGGAGATTTCCTCGTCAAGCTCGGCTCTGTCACTATGGGCCCGACCTTCAAGGGCATCCTCGTCGAG GTGGAATATCAAGCCTGCAGTCTGCCGGCCGCCTGTTGGGATCTGATCCGCGAGTTCATGCAGGGCTTCTTGGGCGGCTGCGTCTCCTCCAGTCCGCCTCAATACatccag AACCGATTCGGAGACATGCTGAGCCCTATCGACGGCATCAATCAGTACCTGGAGCAGTTCAACGCTTTCCGCAAAACAACCGGCATCCGATAG